The Shewanella halotolerans region TGTGGTTAAGCTGCTGCAGTCGATCTTCGAAGATGCGGTGCAGATGCGCGCCTCAGATATTCATATCGAGCCCGGTGACAAGGTGCTGAGGATCCGCCAGCGTATCGACGGCCAGCTGCAAGAGAATACCCTGCAGGAGGTGAACATCGCCTCGGCGCTGGTGCTGCGCCTTAAGTTGATGGCGGGGCTGGATATCTCAGAGAAGCGTCTGCCCCAGGATGGCCGTTTTCACATGGAGATCAAGGGGCACAAGATAGACGTGCGTATGTCGACCATGCCCATCTATCACGGCGAGTCTGTGGTGATGCGTCTGCTGGACCAGTCCGCAGGCCTGCTGACCTTAGATGAGACCGGCATGCCGGCCGAGATGCTAGCGCGGGTGCGCAGACAGATCAAACGTCCCCACGGCATGCTGTTGGTGACCGGGCCTACCGGTAGCGGTAAAACCACGACGCTTTATGGCGTGCTGAGTGAGCTTAACACCGCCGATCGCAAGATCATCACGGTGGAAGACCCGGTGGAGTATCAGCTGCCGCGTATCAATCAGGTGCAAGTTAACCATAAGATAGGCTTAGATTTTTCCAACGTACTGCGTACCACCTTGCGTCAGGACCCCGACATCATCATGGTGGGTGAGATGCGTGATCAGGAGACGGTGGAAATTGGCCTCAGGGGCGCACTCACTGGTCACTTCGTGTTATCGACCCTGCATACCAATGATGCGGTTACCTCTGCCTTGCGTCTGTTGGACATGGGCGCCGCCAGCTATCTGGTGGCCAGTGCGCTTAGGGTGATCATTGCCCAGCGTCTGGTGCGCCGGGTCTGTCACAAGTGTGCCCAGCCCTATGATCCTAGCGCCGCCGATCATGCCTGGCTTAGCAGCATCAGCGGTCGAGACTTCAGCCAGGCCAAGTTTCGTATCGGCACCGGCTGCCAGAGCTGCAACGGTAGCGGCTATCGTGGCCGTATCGGTGTATTCGAGATCCTGGAGCTGGATGAGAAGATGATCGATGCGATGCGTAGTGGCAATCCCCAGGCGTTTGCCCAGGCGGCCTATCAGAGCCCGAACTTTACTCCGCTGGCCGAGTCGGCGCTCAACTACCTTGCTGAGGGCATGACCACTATGGAAGAGGTGGCCAAGCTTATCGAAGATGCCAGCGATGCCCAGGTGCCCATCTCTCAGGAGATGATCCATCAACATGAGATTGAGGGCTAACTATGCCTGTCTATCAGTACAAGGGGCGTGATGCACAGGGTAATGCGGTTAGCGGGCGACTCGATGCGACCACACAAAGTGCCGCCGCCGATCAGCTGCTGTCTCGCGCCGTGATCCCCCTTGAGCTGGTGGAGGCCAAAGTTGCGCGCGAGTTTCACCTGGGCAGCCTGTTCAAGAGCAAGGTCGGTCTGGATGAACTGCAAATCTTTACCCGGCAGATGTATTCGCTCACCCGCTCGGGCATCCCTATTCTGCGGGCCATCGCCGGCCTGTCGGAGAGTTCGCACTCCAAACGGATGAAGGATGCCCTCAACGATATTTCAGAGCAGCTGATATCTGGTCGTCCGCTTTCATCGGCGATGAACCATCACCCGGATGTGTTTGACGCCCTGTTTGTCTCCATGATCCATGTGGGGGAGAACACGGGTAAGCTGGAGGATGCCTTTATTCAGCTCTCTGGTTATATCGAACGCGAGCAGGAGACCCGCAGACGCATCAAGGCGGCGATGCGCTACCCCATCTTCGTCTTGATGGCGGTGGCCCTGGCCATGGTAGTGCTCAATATCATGGTGATCCCTAAGTTTGCCGATCTGTTTGCCCGTTTCGGCGCGGATCTGCCCTGGGCCACCAAGCTGTTGATCGGCACCTCTAACTTCTTCGTCAACTACTGGTACCTGCTGCTCATCGCCTTGGTGGGCGGCTTCGTGGGGATCCGCTATTGGCACAATACAGAGAAGGGCGAGCAGCAGTGGGACAGATGGAAGCTTAAGATCCCTGCGGTGGGCAGCATCATAGAGCGCTCGACCCTGTCGCGGTATTGCCGCAGTTTCTCCATGATGCTGAGCGCAGGTGTGCCCATGACACAGGCCTTGAGCCTGGTAGCCGATGCCGTGGATAATGCCTATATGCATGACCGCATAGTGGCCATGCGCCGGGGCATAGAGTCCGGCGAGTCCATGCTGCGGGTGTCGAACCAGAGTCAGCTCTTTACCCCGCTGGTGCTGCAGATGGTGGCCGTTGGGGAAGAGACGGGTCAGATAGATCAACTGCTCAACGACGCCGCCGACTTTTACGAGGGGGAGGTCGATTACGACCTCAAGAACCTGACCGCCAAGCTGGAGCCGATTCTCATTGGCATAGTCGCGGTGATCGTCCTCATTCTGGCGCTGGGCATCTACCTGCCGATGTGGGATATGCTCAATGTCGTCAAGGGGGGATAACCCATGGCAGCCATGAGCCGGGAGCTGAGCTGATGGAAAACCAGACACGGGTCGATAGCGAGCTGATGCAGGCCTACGGCAAGATGATCGCCATAGTGGTGCTCTTGCTCATCTTGGGCGTACTGGGTTACGGTTATTTTGCCAAGGTGGATCAGGTCTCTTCTCAGGGGCTGAAGCTGGAGCACAGCCGCCTGCTGAATGTGCTGGCCATGGTGCGCTCTCAATGGTTGGTGCAGGGGCGCCCCGCCGAGATGCATCTCGACTGGTCCACGGCCATGGAACTCAGGGACGGCGAGCAACCCCTGATTAAGATGAGCGATCAGGGGTGGCCAACCTTGGCGCAAATCACAGAGGAGAACTGCAAGACCCTCTGGTGGCAGCTGTTGGGTGGCCGGGATGATTTAGCCAAAATTGTTACACAAGCGGACCAGGCTGGAGAGGTTTGTAGTTATATTGCTAATAACGGTGATCGATTGAGTTATCAACTCACTAGTGGACGCGTTATTTTTTTGACAGATCGCTGAATTTAGCGACTTCTAAGGTTTTATAATTTGCTGTAACTGCTAGAATTATCAGGATTATCTAAGGGAGTTTTTTATGAAAATGCGAGCCCAAAACATGCCAATCAAACAGAGCGGTTTCTCTCTGATCGAGCTGGTGATCGTGATTGTGATCCTGGGAATTCTGGCGGCCACTGCCATTCCCCGTTTTTTGAATGTGACCGACGATGCAGAAGATGCTAGCGTAGATGGCGTAGCCGGTGGTTTAGCCACGGCCGTAAGCTTCGTACGCTCCCAATGGGAGGTGGATGGTCGTAATAATGCCAATGTGGTGCTCGATGGTACGCAGATCTCCCTGGATACCCGTTTCGGCTTCCCAACGGGCTTGACTTCGGGTCGTGGTATAGTGAGTGCGACCGGTATGACAGATGCCGCCTGCCAGGAGGTATTCCAGAATATTCTTCAGGGCGCGCCGCGTAACGTGCTCTTTAATCAGGAT contains the following coding sequences:
- a CDS encoding GspE/PulE family protein is translated as MKPKLKMRLGDLLVQEAIISEAQLGQALAEQKNTGKKLGRTLIDLSCITEEQLLKFLSQQLNIPFLDISRRAIPPQVVNLLPEVQARRYRALAVEDNGDHVLVAMSDPADLQAMDNIEVLLAPKAIKIAVVTETQLLEAFDNLYRRTGEIAQIAGKLEEEYAADDQFDLASLTDADSDNETTVVKLLQSIFEDAVQMRASDIHIEPGDKVLRIRQRIDGQLQENTLQEVNIASALVLRLKLMAGLDISEKRLPQDGRFHMEIKGHKIDVRMSTMPIYHGESVVMRLLDQSAGLLTLDETGMPAEMLARVRRQIKRPHGMLLVTGPTGSGKTTTLYGVLSELNTADRKIITVEDPVEYQLPRINQVQVNHKIGLDFSNVLRTTLRQDPDIIMVGEMRDQETVEIGLRGALTGHFVLSTLHTNDAVTSALRLLDMGAASYLVASALRVIIAQRLVRRVCHKCAQPYDPSAADHAWLSSISGRDFSQAKFRIGTGCQSCNGSGYRGRIGVFEILELDEKMIDAMRSGNPQAFAQAAYQSPNFTPLAESALNYLAEGMTTMEEVAKLIEDASDAQVPISQEMIHQHEIEG
- a CDS encoding type II secretion system F family protein, producing the protein MPVYQYKGRDAQGNAVSGRLDATTQSAAADQLLSRAVIPLELVEAKVAREFHLGSLFKSKVGLDELQIFTRQMYSLTRSGIPILRAIAGLSESSHSKRMKDALNDISEQLISGRPLSSAMNHHPDVFDALFVSMIHVGENTGKLEDAFIQLSGYIEREQETRRRIKAAMRYPIFVLMAVALAMVVLNIMVIPKFADLFARFGADLPWATKLLIGTSNFFVNYWYLLLIALVGGFVGIRYWHNTEKGEQQWDRWKLKIPAVGSIIERSTLSRYCRSFSMMLSAGVPMTQALSLVADAVDNAYMHDRIVAMRRGIESGESMLRVSNQSQLFTPLVLQMVAVGEETGQIDQLLNDAADFYEGEVDYDLKNLTAKLEPILIGIVAVIVLILALGIYLPMWDMLNVVKGG
- a CDS encoding pilin — its product is MPIKQSGFSLIELVIVIVILGILAATAIPRFLNVTDDAEDASVDGVAGGLATAVSFVRSQWEVDGRNNANVVLDGTQISLDTRFGFPTGLTSGRGIVSATGMTDAACQEVFQNILQGAPRNVLFNQDARNQRFTARVLDGAGGNGVAIDGTQVTNLDLCVYHQVTSLALNPTTGVPTPTPDLATANAKGILYNPGTGQVLSFTN